ACAGATAATGACGAAGAGTGGTCAATGAGCTGTTATATTATTGAACCTTTCTACAAATAAACTAAAGTTATAATTCTCATAATTTAAACTAAACAATTCCTTTATAATAAAAGAATAAGATTCTTAAAATTTATTATTGAAGGAGTTGTCTTGAACAATTTTTTATTTAATCAAAAAGCATTATTTGAAAATTTATCTTTATTGCTTTTAAGACTATTTATTGGTGGAACTTTTCTAGGTTATGGAATTTCAAAAATTCAAAAATTTGAGAGTTTCTATCTACCTTGGTTTACAGATAAATTAGGAATACCTTTTCCTGAGTTAAGCCTAAGTTTAGTTATCTTTTTTCAAATTGTTGGAGGAGTAGCTATTATTCTAGGACTATTTACAAGAGTTTTTGCTATACCTTTATTTCTTATTATGTTAGTTGCAATGTTAACAGTTAATATACATAATGGATTTAATACAGCACCAAATTTTGGTTATGAGATAAATTTAGCTTATATGTCTATTCTTTTCATTCTATTTTCATATAATTCTGGAAAATTTAGTTTAGAAAATATCTTATTTAAAAGAGATTAGAAGGGTAATCCCTTCTAATTAATGTTTTTTACCAAGATAAGCCTCTTGGATTTTTTCTGATTTTAACAACTCGTCAGCTGTTCCTTGGTGTGTAATCTTTCCTACTTCTAAAACATAAGCTCTATCTGCTAACTTTAATGCAGCCTTTGCATTTTGTTCTACTAATAAAACTGTAACTCCACTTTGTGAAATCTCTTTTACTGCTTTAAAAATAGCCTTTACTAAGATTGGAGCAAGTCCTAATGATGGTTCATCAAGAATTAAAAGTTTTGGTTTAGACATAATAGCTCTTCCAATAGCAAGCATTTGTTGCTCCCCACCAGAAAGTGTTCCTGCAAGTTGTTTTCTTCTCTCTTTTAATCTTGGTAAAATATCATAAATCCAAGATAGAGTCTCTTTATCATGATCTTTTAAAGTATAAGCACCCATCATTAGATTCTCTTCTACTGTTAAAGTTCCAAAAACTCTTCTTCCTTCAGGAGAATGAGACATTCCAAGACTTACTATATCATGAGCAGGAGTATCAGTAATATCATTTTTATCAAAAATTATACTTCCCTCTTTCGCTTTTAATAGACCAGAAATAGTTCTTAAAGTTGTAGTTTTTCCAGCACCATTTGCACCTAAAATAGTTACAACCTCTCCTCTTCTAACTTGTATAGAAATACCTTTTATTGCTGTAATTGCCCCATAAGAGACGTGAAGGTTTTTTATTTCTAATAAAATCTCATTATTTACCATTATTCATCCTCCTCGTCATCATCACTTCCAATATATGCTTCAATTACTCTTGGATCATTTTGAACAAAGTTTGGTTCACCTTGAGAAATCTCTTTTCCAAAGTTAATAACAGTAATGTAATCAGTTAAACTCATTACCATTTCCATATCGTGTTCAATCATCATAATTCCAATATCCATTTGAGATATTTTTCTAATAATTTCTGTTAATTCTATTGTTTCATTTTCATTTAAACCAGCTGCTGGTTCATCTAAAATAAGTAGTTCAGGGTTTGCTGCTAATGCTCTTGCCATCTCTACTTTTCTTTGATTTCCATAAGATAAATCTCCCGTAGGATTTGTAGCTAGGTGAGTTAAATTAAAAAACTCCATTAACTCTTCTACTTTTTTCCAAGCAGCTTTTTCATCTTTTTTATATGCTGGTGTATGAAAAATTGCATGGTACCATTTCTGTTTTGATTTAGTATGATACCCTGCCATAATATTTTCTGCAACACTCATGTCACTAAATAGCCTAATATTTTGAAAAGTTCTTAGAACTCCTTTTTGAGCAATTTTATGAGGTTGCATTCCTGTAATATCTTCACCTTTATATTTAATAGTTCCTTGCTCAGGAGTATAAATACCTGTAACACAGTTAAAAAGTGTTGTTTTCCCTGCTCCATTTGGACCAATGATTCCATAAATTTGACCAGGTTTTACTTTAATAGTTAAATCATCAATTGCAACAAGTCCATGGAAAAACTTTGATACATTGTCTATTTCTAGTACATATTTCATTATTTAGTTTCTCCTTTTGGTTTCGCTTTTAAAGCTTTCTCTTTAAGATATTTTGGAATATTTCCAAAACTTGCAGGCCAAACACCATTTGGCCTTAAAACCATAGTTAAAACCATTGCTGCACCAAAGATTAAATATCTTGACTCTTTAAATTCTGTAAATAATTCAGGTAATACAAACATTACAAATGTTCCAATAATTACCCCAGGAAGTGAAGCAGAACCACCAACAAGAACAATAGCAAAGAACATAACAGATTGCATGAAAGAGAATGACTCTGGACTTACTGCTGAGTATTGAATAGCAAAAATAGAACCTGCAACACCCGCAATTGCTGCACCTAAAGCAAAAGCAAATAGTTTATAATAAGGAATATTGATACCCATAGATTTTGCTGCAATCTCATCTTTATTTATATAATATAAAGCTCTTCCGTATCTTGAATTATCAAGATTTCTAATTATTAATAAAGTAACTAATAATAGACCAAATGCCATATAATAAATCGCTTTATCTGAAAATAATTCATATCCAAAGATTCTTACAACATCAATTCCAAAAATACCATTTGGGCCACCAGTTAAACCAAATAAATCATTTGATAAAACTTGTTCAAAGATAATATTAAAACCAATTGTTGCAACAAGTAAATAATCTCCTCTTAAGTGAATAATAGGCCCGGCTAAAACAATTGCTACTATTACAGGAAAAATAATTGCAAAAGGAATTGTTGCAATAATTTCTAATCCAAAATGTACATTTAAAATAGCCGTTGTATAAGCTCCAATACCAAAGAAAATTGCATGCCCCATATTAAATACACCTGCTCTTCCAAGAATAATATCTTGAGAGAAAGCAACTGTAGCAAATACTAAAAAGGTAATACCAATAGAAAGCCAAGCTGAATCAACAGTAAAAGGAAAAACAGCCATTACTAAAATAAAAATAGTAGCAATTAAAGTAGTCTTATTCATTATACTTTCTCCGCTGTTTTTTCACCAAGAATACCTGTTGGTCTAACTATTAGAATAATAATTAAAAGAACAAAAGTAAATGTCTCAGCCCATTCTGTTGAGATATAACCTGCAATTAAAGCATTAAATAATCCAAGTAATAATCCACCTATCATAGCTCCTGGAATTGAACCAATTCCACCAATAATTGCAGCAATAAAGGCATTAAGACCATAAACCCAACCCATATCAAAAGTTAAAGATCTATAATATAAACCAATAAACAAACCACCTATTGCTCCAAGCATAGAACCAACAACAAAAATTATCATAATAATTCTATTTACATTTATACCCATAAGTTTTGCAGCATCTTGGTCAATAGCTGTTGCTCGAATTGCTGTACCAATTTTTGTTCTATTAATAAAGAAATATAAAGCAATCATTAAAATAGCAGAAAGAGCTAAAATACAAACTTGAGTAAATGAGATAATTACTCCTGATATATTCCATGTTGTACTAGGAAGTAAATCTGCTGGAAAAATTTGCATATTTGGTCCCCAAATAAGCATAATTCCATTTTGAATAACTAAAGCAGCTCCTAATGCTGAAACAACAGCACTAAGTCTTGGTGCCGTTCTTAAAGGTCTGTATGCAAGACGCTCAAGAAGAACACCCACAAAAGCAACAATAATAGCAGTTAATAAGAAGATAATAATTACATTAACAAAAGAAACTGCACTTGCACCAAATAATTGAGAGAAAATAGTAAGTCCTACATAAGCTGAGAAAGCCACAAGGTCTCCATGGGCGAAGTTAATTAACTTCATAACCCCATAGACCATTGTGTATCCTAAAGCAACTAATGCATACAAACTTCCTATCGTTAAACCATTGATTAACTGTTGAAGAAAAATATCCATTTAGACTCTCTTTTATTTATTAAATGATACTTTATAGCTTCCGTCATTTTGGATTTGATAAACCATTAATGATGCTCCAACTCTTTCCCCATCTTCTCTAATGTTAAATGGTCCAGTAATTCCTGGGAAGTCTTTCATATCATTTCTAATATAATCAGAGATTTTTTTAGTATCAAAAGATTTAGTTTTTTCAACACCTTCCATAACAGCTCTTAAACCATCTGCATTAACAACTGCCCAAATTGAAGGAGGCTTCATATTAAATCTCTCTTCGTATGCTGTTAAATACTTTTTAGCAGCTTCATAAGGTAAAATATCAGGAGTTGGTACATTTACTAAATATACACCCTCTGCTGATTTTCCAGCAAGTTTTAAGAAGTCTGGATTATCATTTGAATCTCCACCAACAAAATCAGCTTTAATACCTAATTGCTCTTGTTGAACTCTTAAAAGTCCACCATCAGTATAATAACCAGAATAATAAATTACATCTGGATTTAAAGCTTTTACTTTTGTTAAGATTGCTGTAAAGTTTTGAGTACCTGATTTAATTTTTCCTCTAAATGCAATATTTCCACCAAGTTTTTCAATTGAATCAACTACTGAATTTGCTAAACCATCAGAATAAGAAGAGTAGTCAGATAAAATTGCAATTCTTTGATATTTTTTTTGATTTACAAAATAATCAGCTGTAAACTCACCTTGTGCAGAGTTTGGAAATGAGTTTCTAAAGAATGTCCAATATTTTCTTTTAATTAAAGAATCTGAAGTACCATCTGAAGTTTGAAGTACTTTATTTCTATAATAAGTTGTTTGAGCAGCTTCTGTTGCTCCTGAAGTATAAGAACCAATTACTGCAAATACTCCTTCATTTACTAATTTTTTAGCACAAACAGCAGCTTTTTGAGCTTTTGCTTCGTCATCACAAGTAACTACTTCAATTTTTTTACCAAGTAATCCACCCTCTTTGTTCTTTTCATCTACAATAAGTCTAACAAAGTTATCAATACCCTGTCCCTCATTTGCATATTTCCCTGTAATTGGAGCTTGAACACCAATTTTAACTGTATCAGCTGCAAATACAGAAGTACAAACAGCAGCACTTAGTGCAAGTGCACTAGCAAGTCTTGTTAATTTCATTTAATCCCCTTTCATTAAAATAAATCTTTCTTTAGCCTAGGTAAAAACCTCTAATGTTTTTTTAGTAGTACTAAAAGTAATGACTTTTAAAAACTATTCATTATTTCACAGTAAAAATAAATTAAGACTTAAAAAAAGACCATTTTTTATAACTAATAGGTCATTTTATAGTAATTTTCTTAAAATGCTATTTTAATGCTACTTTTTTGTCTTTTTTTGCTGAATTAGTAGTCCTACAATAATAAAAGATAAGCCCATTAAAGTAGATATATAAATTTTTTCATTTAGAATAAAATAGATGAAAATTAATGAGATAAATGGTGAGATAAAAATAAGATTTGCTATCTTAGATGTGTTAGTTGCATTTTGCATTGCCTTTAACCAAAAAAGAAAAGTAATACCCATCTCAAATAGTCCAACATAAATAGCAGCTAATAGCCCATTTGTATTTGGAATAACAAAAGGTTGTGTCAAAATAAAATATATAATAATAATTGGTGTAGCAACTAAAAAGTTTGAAAACAACATTACAGTTGAATCTCCTTTAGCTTTTGTATTAAATATCCAATATAAAGACCAAAGGATAGTACTAAAAAGAGCCAATAAAACTCCATCAAGATTTGAGAAGTTTAAAGAGAAAGGTTCTCCTTTTGTAGAGATAATTAAAACTCCAAAATAGCAGATAATTCCAGCTACAATATCATTTAAAGATAATTTCTGTTTTAAAAAAGGTACAGAAAGAAAAGCTAACATTAATGCCCAAGTATAATTTATTGCTTGTGCCTCTTGTGCTGGTAAATAATCATAAGCTTTAAAAAGAACTAAATAGTATAAAAAAGGATTAATAAGTCCTAAAATAAAAACTAATTTTATATTACTCTTTATATAAGGAATCACTTGATTTAGTTTCTTATTTATTATTAATATAGAAAATAGTGCAAATAATGATGTTATTGAAGAGAATAAGACTAACTCTTCAGGAGATAAATATTGTAATGAGAATTTAAATGCCGTAGCAACAGTTGACCATAAAAAAACTGCAATCAATGCAAATTTATAGGCTTGTGATTGAGATTTTATCTTATTTCTCCATGTTTTTTGCAAATTGTACCACAGCTAATATAATATTTACTTACTTGAATGTTAAGAAGAATATTATTAATTATTTTTAAGTTTAAATATATCTTCTTTTTATAATAATTTATTATATAAAAAAAGGAGCTGTTATGATTTTAAAAGTATTAAAAATTAGTGCTTTATCGACTATTTTAGGTTTATCATTAAATGCAAATGATTTTAACCTAAGAGGTGAAGGTGTAGATATTACTTATAATGAGAAAGAGTTTACAATCAAAAGAATGCATGATGAAGAGTGTAAAACTATAAATGGTGCTGACCCTAAGAATATTTGGTCTGGAAACTATGCAAAAGAGGGTTTACCTCAAAAATGTGTTAAAAGTTTTGTAACTACTGTAGGGAAAATTACTCCTATGAAAATCAATGACACTATAAAAACTATTGG
This sequence is a window from Halarcobacter bivalviorum. Protein-coding genes within it:
- a CDS encoding ABC transporter ATP-binding protein yields the protein MVNNEILLEIKNLHVSYGAITAIKGISIQVRRGEVVTILGANGAGKTTTLRTISGLLKAKEGSIIFDKNDITDTPAHDIVSLGMSHSPEGRRVFGTLTVEENLMMGAYTLKDHDKETLSWIYDILPRLKERRKQLAGTLSGGEQQMLAIGRAIMSKPKLLILDEPSLGLAPILVKAIFKAVKEISQSGVTVLLVEQNAKAALKLADRAYVLEVGKITHQGTADELLKSEKIQEAYLGKKH
- a CDS encoding branched-chain amino acid ABC transporter permease — its product is MDIFLQQLINGLTIGSLYALVALGYTMVYGVMKLINFAHGDLVAFSAYVGLTIFSQLFGASAVSFVNVIIIFLLTAIIVAFVGVLLERLAYRPLRTAPRLSAVVSALGAALVIQNGIMLIWGPNMQIFPADLLPSTTWNISGVIISFTQVCILALSAILMIALYFFINRTKIGTAIRATAIDQDAAKLMGINVNRIIMIIFVVGSMLGAIGGLFIGLYYRSLTFDMGWVYGLNAFIAAIIGGIGSIPGAMIGGLLLGLFNALIAGYISTEWAETFTFVLLIIILIVRPTGILGEKTAEKV
- a CDS encoding ABC transporter ATP-binding protein — translated: MKYVLEIDNVSKFFHGLVAIDDLTIKVKPGQIYGIIGPNGAGKTTLFNCVTGIYTPEQGTIKYKGEDITGMQPHKIAQKGVLRTFQNIRLFSDMSVAENIMAGYHTKSKQKWYHAIFHTPAYKKDEKAAWKKVEELMEFFNLTHLATNPTGDLSYGNQRKVEMARALAANPELLILDEPAAGLNENETIELTEIIRKISQMDIGIMMIEHDMEMVMSLTDYITVINFGKEISQGEPNFVQNDPRVIEAYIGSDDDEEDE
- a CDS encoding DMT family transporter; the protein is MQKTWRNKIKSQSQAYKFALIAVFLWSTVATAFKFSLQYLSPEELVLFSSITSLFALFSILIINKKLNQVIPYIKSNIKLVFILGLINPFLYYLVLFKAYDYLPAQEAQAINYTWALMLAFLSVPFLKQKLSLNDIVAGIICYFGVLIISTKGEPFSLNFSNLDGVLLALFSTILWSLYWIFNTKAKGDSTVMLFSNFLVATPIIIIYFILTQPFVIPNTNGLLAAIYVGLFEMGITFLFWLKAMQNATNTSKIANLIFISPFISLIFIYFILNEKIYISTLMGLSFIIVGLLIQQKKTKK
- a CDS encoding branched-chain amino acid ABC transporter permease, whose amino-acid sequence is MNKTTLIATIFILVMAVFPFTVDSAWLSIGITFLVFATVAFSQDIILGRAGVFNMGHAIFFGIGAYTTAILNVHFGLEIIATIPFAIIFPVIVAIVLAGPIIHLRGDYLLVATIGFNIIFEQVLSNDLFGLTGGPNGIFGIDVVRIFGYELFSDKAIYYMAFGLLLVTLLIIRNLDNSRYGRALYYINKDEIAAKSMGINIPYYKLFAFALGAAIAGVAGSIFAIQYSAVSPESFSFMQSVMFFAIVLVGGSASLPGVIIGTFVMFVLPELFTEFKESRYLIFGAAMVLTMVLRPNGVWPASFGNIPKYLKEKALKAKPKGETK
- a CDS encoding branched-chain amino acid ABC transporter substrate-binding protein is translated as MKLTRLASALALSAAVCTSVFAADTVKIGVQAPITGKYANEGQGIDNFVRLIVDEKNKEGGLLGKKIEVVTCDDEAKAQKAAVCAKKLVNEGVFAVIGSYTSGATEAAQTTYYRNKVLQTSDGTSDSLIKRKYWTFFRNSFPNSAQGEFTADYFVNQKKYQRIAILSDYSSYSDGLANSVVDSIEKLGGNIAFRGKIKSGTQNFTAILTKVKALNPDVIYYSGYYTDGGLLRVQQEQLGIKADFVGGDSNDNPDFLKLAGKSAEGVYLVNVPTPDILPYEAAKKYLTAYEERFNMKPPSIWAVVNADGLRAVMEGVEKTKSFDTKKISDYIRNDMKDFPGITGPFNIREDGERVGASLMVYQIQNDGSYKVSFNK
- a CDS encoding DoxX family protein gives rise to the protein MNNFLFNQKALFENLSLLLLRLFIGGTFLGYGISKIQKFESFYLPWFTDKLGIPFPELSLSLVIFFQIVGGVAIILGLFTRVFAIPLFLIMLVAMLTVNIHNGFNTAPNFGYEINLAYMSILFILFSYNSGKFSLENILFKRD